From one Rhodamnia argentea isolate NSW1041297 chromosome 1, ASM2092103v1, whole genome shotgun sequence genomic stretch:
- the LOC115752816 gene encoding alkaline/neutral invertase A, mitochondrial, which yields MNMVFYLGSSAMKPACRILFATRCPAPFRFISAKWNHAGSMGALSSFRFDFGRCLFHTNPCRAVNIGRAVDEVQNTFCLPGSGFGRSWNLLGSRGLHGDISHRGVIAVADAVRSLSTSVETRVNDKNFERIYVQGGMNVKPLVVERIDKDENIVGVEDSSIEVVDDNINLEKSKAGLNESNDVSAKREESQVEKEAWKLLQDAVVMYCGSPVGTVAANDLGDKQPLNYDQVFIRDFVPSALAFLLKGEGEIVRNFLLHTLQLQSWEKTVDCYSPGQGLMPASFKVRTVPLDENKVEEVLDPDFGESAIGRVAPVDSGLWWIIMLRAYGKITGDYALQERVDVQTGIKLIMNLCLTDGFDMFPSLLVTDGSCMIDRRMGIHGHPLEIQALFYNALRCSREMLSVNDGSKNLVRAINNRLSALSFHIREYYWVDMKKINEIYRYKTEEYSTDATNKFNIYPEQIPLWLMDWIPENGGYLIGNLQPAHMDFRFFTLGNLWSIVSSLSTPKQNEAILNLIESKWDDLMGHMPLKICYPALKREDWRIITGSDPKNTPWSYHNGGSWPTLLWQFTLACIKMGRPELAEKAVALAEKRLSEDRWPEYYDTRTGRFIGKQSRLFQTWTIAGFLASKMLLENPETASNLFWEEDYELLEICVCALSKSGRKKCSRGAARSQILV from the exons ATGAATATGGTTTTTTATCTGGGTAGCTCGGCCATGAAGCCTGCTTGTCGAATTCTGTTTGCTACCAGATGTCCTGCACCATTTAGATTCATTTCTGCTAAGTGGAACCATGCCGGATCAATGGGTGCTTTATCGAGCTTTCGCTTCGATTTCGGTCGATGCCTTTTTCACACCAATCCTTGCCGGGCTGTGAATATCGGCCGCGCAGTTGATGAGGTCCAGAACACTTTTTGCTTGCCCGGGTCGGGTTTTGGGCGGTCCTGGAACTTATTGGGATCACGTGGACTTCACGGCGATATTAGTCATAGAGGGGTTATCGCTGTTGCTGATGCTGTTAGGAGTTTATCGACTTCGGTGGAAACCCGTGTGAATGATAAGAATTTCGAGAGGATTTATGTTCAGGGTGGAATGAATGTGAAGCCGCTGGTGGTTGAAAGGATTGATAAGGATGAGAATATTGTAGGAGTGGAGGATTCTAGTATAGAAGTTGTTGATGATAACATAAATTTGGAGAAATCTAAGGCTGGTCTGAATGAATCCAATGATGTTAGTGCTAAGAGAGAGGAAAGTCAGGTCGAAAAGGAGGCGTGGAAGTTATTGCAGGATGCTGTTGTTATGTACTGTGGTAGCCCCGTGGGGACCGTGGCAGCAAATGATCTGGGGGATAAGCAGCCACTGAATTATGATCAGGTGTTTATTCGCGACTTTGTGCCATCTGCCCTAGCCTTCTTGCTCAAGGGAGAAGGAGAGATTGTGAGGAACTTTCTCCTTCACACATTGCAATTGCAG AGTTGGGAGAAGACGGTGGATTGTTACAGTCCTGGGCAGGGTTTGATGCCTGCAAGCTTTAAAGTTAGGACCGTGCCTCTGGATGAAAATAAAGTTGAAGAGGTTTTGGATCCTGATTTTGGCGAGTCAGCTATTGGGCGTGTCGCCCCTGTTGATTCTG GGTTGTGGTGGATTATCATGCTAAGGGCTTATGGGAAGATCACTGGTGATTATGCATTACAAGAGAGAGTGGACGTCCAGACTGGCATCAAATTGATTATGAACCTGTGTTTAACTGATGGTTTTGACATGTTCCCTTCTCTGCTTGTTACTGATGGGTCCTGTATGATAGATCGGAGGATGGGTATCCATGGTCACCCTCTGGAAATTCAA GCTTTATTCTATAATGCACTGCGATGCTCTCGGGAGATGCTTAGTGTAAATGATGGCTCCAAGAATTTGGTGAGGGCAATCAACAATAGGCTGAGTGCTCTCTCTTTCCACATTAGAGAGTATTATTGGGTAGATATGAAGAAGATAAACGAGATTTACCGCTATAAAACAGAGGAATACTCAACAGATGCCACCAATAAGTTTAATATCTATCCGGAGCAAATTCCCTTGTGGTTAATGGATTGGATTCCTGAGAATGGCGGTTATCTGATTGGCAACCTGCAGCCAGCTCACATGGATTTTAGATTCTTCACCCTCGGGAATCTTTGGTCCATTGTCTCCTCATTAAGTACCCCAAAGCAAAATGAAGCCATTCTGAATTTGATTGAATCCAAATGGGATGATCTTATGGGGCATATGCCTCTAAAGATATGCTATCCTGCTTTGAAGCGTGAAGATTGGCGTATTATTACTGGAAGTGATCCAAAGAATAC TCCTTGGTCATATCATAATGGAGGCTCCTGGCCAACCCTTTTGTGGCAG TTCACGTTGGCATGCATCAAGATGGGAAGACCGGAATTAGCCGAGAAGGCAGTAGCCTTGGCTGAGAAGAGACTTTCAGAGGACCGTTGGCCAGAATACTATGATACTAGAACTGGGAGGTTCATTGGAAAGCAATCGCGACTCTTTCAAACATGGACAATTGCTGGTTTCTTGGCTTCGaaaatgcttctggagaacccgGAGACGGCATCTAATCTGTTCTGGGAGGAGGACTATGAGCTACTTGAGATCTGTGTCTGCGCACTGAGCAAGTCGGGAAGGAAGAAATGCTCTCGAGGTGCTGCGAGGTCTCAGATACTGGTATGA
- the LOC115752820 gene encoding AP-3 complex subunit mu isoform X1 produces the protein MLQCIFLLSDSGEVMLEKQLTGHRVDRSICAWYWDHAISQGDQLQPVIASPTHYLFQIVREGITFLACSQVEMPPLMGIEFLCRVADVLADYLGGLNEDQIKDNFVIVYELLDEMIDNGFPLTTEPNILREMIAAPNIVSKMLSVVTGNSSNVNETLPAATALCVPWRTSDPKYANNEVYVDLVEEMDAIINRDGTLVKCEIYGEVQVNSHLSGLPDLTLSFANPSILDDVRFHPCVRYRPWESHQILSFVPPDGQFRLMSYRVKKLKSIPLYLKPQLTSDAGTCRLSLLVGMRNDPGKTIDSIDVQFQLPPCISNADLSSNCGTVNILSNKTCSWIIGRIPKDKAPSLSGTLVLESGLQRLHVFPTFQLRFRIMGIALSGLQIDKLDLKNLPHRPYKGFRALTRAGHYEVRA, from the exons ATGTTGCAGTGCATATTTCTCCTGTCGGATTCCGG AGAAGTGATGCTGGAGAAACAGCTCACTGGGCATCGTGTGGATCGGTCCATATGCGCTTGGTATTGGGATCACGCCATTTCTCAAGGAGACCAG CTACAGCCCGTGATTGCTTCTCCAACGCATTACCTTTTCCAAATTGTTCGCGAGGGCATCACATTTTTAGCTTGTAGCCAAGTCGAGATGccgcctttgatgggcattgaG TTTCTATGCAGAGTAGCTGATGTCCTCGCGGATTACCTCGGAGGGCTAAATGAGGATCAGATAAAGGataattttgttattgtttACGAG CTATTGGACGAGATGATAGATAATGGTTTCCCACTCACTACAGAACCCAACATTCTCAGAGAAATGATAGCTGCACCTAATATTGTAAGCAAAATGTTGAGTGTTGTGACTGGCAATAGTTCGAATGTGAATGAGACACTTCCTGCTGCAACGGCATTGTGTGTTCCGTGGAGAACATCAGACCCAAAGTATGCTAACAATGAAGTTTATGTTGATCTCGTGGAAGAAATGGATGCGATCATTAATAG GGATGGTACGCTTGTTAAATGCGAGATTTATGGTGAAGTTCAAGTAAACTCTCATCTCTCTGGTCTTCCTGATTTGACTCTTTCATTTGCAAATCCCTCTATTCTGGATGATGTGAGATTTCATCCATGTGTTCGGTATCGACCATGGGAATCTCATCAGATTCTTTCATTCGTCCCTCCTGATGGACAATTTCGGCTCATGAGTTACAG AGTTAAAAAATTGAAGAGCATCCCTTTGTACTTAAAGCCGCAGCTCACTTCAGATGCTGGGACCTGCCGATTAAGCCTGTTAGTTGGAATGCGGAACGATCCAGGAAAGACAATTGACTCAATCGATGTGCAATTTCAATTGCCTCCTTGCATTTCAAATGctgatttgagctcaaattgtGGAACAGTTAACATTCTTTCAAATAAG ACATGCTCTTGGATAATTGGACGGATTCCAAAAGATAAAGCCCCTTCGTTGTCGGGAACATTAGTCCTCGAGTCTGGACTGCAGCGTCTTCATGTCTTCCCTACATTCCAACTGCGTTTCAGGATAATGGGCATTGCTCTGTCTGGTTTGCAAATAGATAAGCTAGATCTAAAGAATTTGCCTCATCGTCCTTACAAAGGTTTCAGAGCTCTCACTCGAGCAGGACACTATGAAGTGAGGGCATGA
- the LOC115752820 gene encoding AP-3 complex subunit mu isoform X2: protein MPPLMGIEFLCRVADVLADYLGGLNEDQIKDNFVIVYELLDEMIDNGFPLTTEPNILREMIAAPNIVSKMLSVVTGNSSNVNETLPAATALCVPWRTSDPKYANNEVYVDLVEEMDAIINRDGTLVKCEIYGEVQVNSHLSGLPDLTLSFANPSILDDVRFHPCVRYRPWESHQILSFVPPDGQFRLMSYRVKKLKSIPLYLKPQLTSDAGTCRLSLLVGMRNDPGKTIDSIDVQFQLPPCISNADLSSNCGTVNILSNKTCSWIIGRIPKDKAPSLSGTLVLESGLQRLHVFPTFQLRFRIMGIALSGLQIDKLDLKNLPHRPYKGFRALTRAGHYEVRA, encoded by the exons ATGccgcctttgatgggcattgaG TTTCTATGCAGAGTAGCTGATGTCCTCGCGGATTACCTCGGAGGGCTAAATGAGGATCAGATAAAGGataattttgttattgtttACGAG CTATTGGACGAGATGATAGATAATGGTTTCCCACTCACTACAGAACCCAACATTCTCAGAGAAATGATAGCTGCACCTAATATTGTAAGCAAAATGTTGAGTGTTGTGACTGGCAATAGTTCGAATGTGAATGAGACACTTCCTGCTGCAACGGCATTGTGTGTTCCGTGGAGAACATCAGACCCAAAGTATGCTAACAATGAAGTTTATGTTGATCTCGTGGAAGAAATGGATGCGATCATTAATAG GGATGGTACGCTTGTTAAATGCGAGATTTATGGTGAAGTTCAAGTAAACTCTCATCTCTCTGGTCTTCCTGATTTGACTCTTTCATTTGCAAATCCCTCTATTCTGGATGATGTGAGATTTCATCCATGTGTTCGGTATCGACCATGGGAATCTCATCAGATTCTTTCATTCGTCCCTCCTGATGGACAATTTCGGCTCATGAGTTACAG AGTTAAAAAATTGAAGAGCATCCCTTTGTACTTAAAGCCGCAGCTCACTTCAGATGCTGGGACCTGCCGATTAAGCCTGTTAGTTGGAATGCGGAACGATCCAGGAAAGACAATTGACTCAATCGATGTGCAATTTCAATTGCCTCCTTGCATTTCAAATGctgatttgagctcaaattgtGGAACAGTTAACATTCTTTCAAATAAG ACATGCTCTTGGATAATTGGACGGATTCCAAAAGATAAAGCCCCTTCGTTGTCGGGAACATTAGTCCTCGAGTCTGGACTGCAGCGTCTTCATGTCTTCCCTACATTCCAACTGCGTTTCAGGATAATGGGCATTGCTCTGTCTGGTTTGCAAATAGATAAGCTAGATCTAAAGAATTTGCCTCATCGTCCTTACAAAGGTTTCAGAGCTCTCACTCGAGCAGGACACTATGAAGTGAGGGCATGA
- the LOC115752821 gene encoding chloroplast stem-loop binding protein of 41 kDa b, chloroplastic, with protein MAKLVAVQPQHHPPSSLSLLPSSFSDFNGARLRACIQYKRKVRQPKGALQVTASSNKKILIMGGTRFIGVFLSRLLVKEGHQVTLFTRGKAPITQQLPGESEKDYADFSSKILHLKGDRKDFDFVKSSLAAEDFDVVYDINGREADEVGPILDALPKLEQYIYCSSAGVYLKSDYMPHCETDAVDPKSRHKGKLETENLLASSGVNWTSLRPVYIYGPLNYNPVEEWFFHRLKAGRPIPIPNSGMQITQLGHVKDLATAFFQVLGKEKASKQVFNISGEKYVTFNGLAKACAKAAGFPEPEIIHYNPKEFDFGKKKAFPFRDQHYFASVDKAKSVLGWKPEFDLVEGLADSYNLDFGRGTFRKEADFTTDDMILGKSLVLQT; from the exons ATGGCAAAGTTGGTGGCAGTGCAGCCTCAACACCACCCGccttcttccctctctctcctcccttcttctttctctgacTTCAATGGCGCCCGGCTCCGTGCTTGCATTcag TATAAGAGGAAGGTACGGCAGCCTAAAGGAGCACTCCAGGTTACTGCATCGAGCAATAAGAAGATCCTTATAATGGGAGGCACCCGTTTCATTGGTGTGTTTTTGTCGAGACTACTTGTCAAGGAAGGTCATCAG GTTACTTTGTTTACCAGAGGAAAAGCACCCATCACTCAACAATTGCCCGGTGAGTCGGAAAAGGACTACGCTGATTTTTCATCTAAG ATCCTGCATTTGAAAGGAGACAGaaaggattttgattttgttaaatCTAGTCTTGCTGCAGAAGACTTTGACGTTGTTTATGATATTAACG GACGAGAGGCGGATGAAGTCGGGCCAATATTGGATGCCCTGCCAAAACTAGAACA GTACATCTACTGCTCTTCAGCTGGTGTCTATCTCAAGTCTGATTATATGCCTCACTGTGAG ACAGATGCAGTTGATCCGAAGAGTAGGCACAAGGGTAAACTTGAAACCGAAAATTTGTTGGCCTCAAGTGGTGTCAACTGGACTTCACTGAGGCCGGTGTATATATACGGGCCCTTGAACTACAACCCTGTCGAAGAGTGGTTCTTCCACCGTCTGAAAGCAGGCCGCCCCATTCCAATTCCCAACTCTGGAATGCAAATTACTCAGCTTGGCCACGTTAAG GATCTGGCAACAGCATTTTTTCAGGTCCTTGGTAAGGAGAAAGCCAGCAAGCAAGTGTTTAACATCTCGGGAGAGAAGTACGTGACGTTCAATGGTCTAGCAAAAGCATGCGCCAAG GCTGCTGGTTTTCCGGAGCCTGAAATCATCCACTACAATCCCAAGGAGTTCGACTTTGGGAAAAAGAAGGCATTCCCATTCCGGGACCAG CATTACTTTGCGTCAGTCGACAAAGCGAAGAGTGTGCTCGGATGGAAACCAGAATTTGACCTGGTGGAAGGCCTTGCAGACTCCTACAACCTAGACTTTGGCCGAGGGACGTTCAGAAAAGAGGCTGACTTCACCACCGACGACATGATCCTCGGAAAGAGTCTCGTCCTTCAGACCTAG
- the LOC115752822 gene encoding galactinol synthase 2: MAPDITRAAVAAAKPDGDATRPAASQSRAYVTFLAGDGDYVKGVIGLAKGLRKAKSKNPLVVATLPDVPAEHRRMLVEQGCVVREIEPVHPPESHRTEFAMAYYVINYSKLRLWEFVEYGKMIYLDGDIQVFDNIDHLFDLPSGNFYAVMDCFCEKTWSHTPQNRIGYCQQNPDKVRWPEELGPKPPLYFNAGMFVFEPDLNTYRDLLHTVKITRPTPFAEQDFLNMYFRNVYKPIPVVYNLVMAMLWRHPENFVLDEVKVAHYCAAGSKPWRFTGEEANMDRDDIKALVKKWWDIFDNESLDYNNFAGQDHALPADLQPFLAALPKAGVRDCFSAPSAA; this comes from the exons ATGGCGCCAGACATCACTCGAGCCGCTGTCGCTGCTGCCAAGCCTGATGGGGACGCGACAAGGCCCGCCGCCTCGCAGAGCCGAGCGTACGTGACGTTCCTTGCGGGGGACGGCGACTACGTGAAGGGGGTGATAGGGCTGGCCAAGGGGCTGAGGAAGGCCAAGAGCAAGAACCCACTCGTGGTGGCAACGCTGCCCGACGTGCCGGCCGAGCACCGCCGCATGCTAGTGGAGCAAGGGTGCGTGGTGAGGGAGATCGAGCCGGTGCACCCGCCGGAGAGCCACCGGACTGAGTTCGCCATGGCCTACTACGTCATCAACTATTCTAAGCTTCGTCTTTGGGAG TTTGTGGAGTATGGCAAGATGATATACCTGGACGGGGACATCCAAGTGTTCGACAACATAGACCATCTCTTCGACCTCCCGAGCGGCAACTTCTACGCCGTGATGGACTGTTTCTGCGAGAAGACGTGGAGCCACACGCCTCAGAACCGGATCGGATACTGCCAACAGAACCCGGACAAGGTCCGATGGCCCGAAGAACTCGGCCCGAAGCCTCCTCTCTACTTCAATGCCGGCATGTTCGTGTTCGAGCCGGACCTCAACACTTACCGTGACCTGCTCCACACCGTCAAGATCACACGGCCTACCCCTTTTGCTGAGCAG GACTTCTTGAACATGTACTTTAGGAATGTGTACAAGCCGATCCCGGTGGTCTACAACCTCGTCATGGCCATGCTGTGGCGCCACCCCGAGAACTTCGTGCTCGACGAGGTCAAGGTGGCTCACTACTGCGCAGCTGGGTCCAAGCCATGGCGGTTCACGGGCGAGGAGGCCAACATGGACAGGGACGACATCAAAGCGCTGGTCAAGAAATGGTGGGACATCTTCGACAACGAGTCGCTGGACTACAACAACTTTGCGGGCCAAGACCACGCCCTGCCCGCAGACTTGCAGCCCTTCCTGGCGGCGCTGCCAAAGGCTGGGGTCCGCGATTGTTTCTCCGCTCCGTCCGCTGCTTGA